Proteins from a genomic interval of Ptychodera flava strain L36383 chromosome 7, AS_Pfla_20210202, whole genome shotgun sequence:
- the LOC139137481 gene encoding mitochondrial 2-oxoglutarate/malate carrier protein-like: MASNSNSNHQPPPIPNGIKFFFGGSAGCLATLFVQPLDLVKNRMQLSGEGGGARQYKTSGHALVSILRNEGIFGIYTGLSAGLLRQATYTTTRLGVYTMLFDMAKGEDGTPPRFITKALLGMASGGIAAMVGTPAEISLIRMTADGRLPPEQRRAYKNVFDALYRIIKEEGILTCWRGATPTVARAMVVNAAQLASYSQAKQMLLSTSYFRDNIMCHFVASMISGLVTTAASMPVDIAKTRIQNMKTINGVPEYRGAFDVLGKTIRAEGFFSLWKGFTPYYMRLGPHTVLTFIFLEQMNAFYRRRFLNWSDDV, encoded by the exons ATGGCGTCCAACAGCAACTCAAACCACCAGCCTCCTCCGATACCAAACGGCATTAAATTCTTTTTCGGAGGATCTGCAGG ATGTTTAGCGACATTGTTTGTACAGCCGTTGGATCTTGTCAAGAACCGTATGCAGTTGAGCG GTGAGGGCGGCGGAGCAAGACAATACAAAACAAGTGGACATGCGTTAGTAAGCATCCTCAGAAATGAAGGTATATTTGGAATCTACACAGG TTTATCGGCTGGTCTTCTACGTCAGGCGACGTACACAACTACCAGACTTGGTGTGTATACAATGCTCTTTGATATGGCCAAGGG TGAGGATGGAACACCTCCCAGGTTCATCACGAAAGCACTTCTAG GTATGGCATCTGGTGGTATAGCTGCCATGGTTGGAACTCCGGCTGAAATTTCACTGATCAGAATGACCGCTGATGGCAG ACTACCTCCTGAACAGAGGAGAGCTTACAAGAATGTCTTTGATGCTCTGTATAGAATAATAAAGGAAGAGGGAATTTTAACCTGCTGGAGG GGTGCCACGCCAACGGTTGCCAGGGCTATGGTTGTTAATGCAGCCCAGCTTGCATCATATTCACAGGCTAAGCAGATGCTTCTATCTACAT CTTACTTCAGAGACAACATAATGTGTCATTTTGTGGCTAGTATGATCAGTGGTCTGGTCACCACAGCGGCCTCCATGCCAGTGGACATCGCCAAGACCAGAATACAGAACATGAAAACCATCAATGGTGTACCGGAATACAGGGGAGCTTTT GATGTGCTGGGGAAGACGATTAGAGCTGAAGGCTTTTTCAGTCTATGGAAAGGTTTCACTCCATACTACATGAGACTTGGACCACACACAGTTCTTACATTCATCTTCCTAGAACAGATGAACGCCTTCTACAGGCGTCGATTCTTGAACTGGTCAGACGACGTGTGA